The Gallus gallus isolate bGalGal1 chromosome 6, bGalGal1.mat.broiler.GRCg7b, whole genome shotgun sequence genomic interval CACACCCACCTTCAACAGTAGTTTGTTCCTACTCCTCTAGGTCTACTTATGTACCATCTTAGATACAAAATAAGTAacctttctttcaaaaaaagttcatttcctAAGCACTCATGTGACTTTTGGCTAGTGATAACCCCAAACCCAAGAGATAGTGGGATAAGAAGAGAtacttcctgcagcagcatttaACTGGCTGACCTTCAAATGTTATGTAGAAATTCCCCCAACAACTTCGGAAGAGAAGTTTTAACAACTGTTAAACAAGAAAGCTTAGACCACATCTTATTCCAGActgacacaaaaaaaaacaggacaaaGGACTCAAACCCCTCTATTTTCAGCTATAGAATGAATTCGCTATCAATCCCATATCCCTCAGTgatttatttctggaaaaaaaataaaaagaaaataaaaacagccagAAGAACCCCAGATTTGCAAGAGaacagcagagagcagggaaTGCAGGGGTAGTGGTGGAcctcagaggcagcaggagTCTTAGAGGTGTTGTTCTGAGTGCTGTTAACAGGTAGGAAAAGACGACAAATCTTTGAAATGGCATTAAGTCCTCGTGCACGAAAGTTTCACTTGTAATAGCAGGACAGACTGCTGTGCTGGTTCATTCTCAGAAGCAGTACCAACATAACGGACCACCACAAACACCGTTGAGATGAACATTTCCTTCTGGTCTAGCAAGGACATCTATGAGCTCCTTCATGGAAAAAGCAAGCttgaaaaactgagaaagagCACTCAAAGCTCATGTAAAATTCCAATTAAACAGCAATACCTTTTATCTAGTCTCATAGAAGGTAACGACCCAAAGCTAGCTAGGCTTCACTAGACTTAACTTCAGAGATTCTGGAGTTTCAAATGCTGCTTTCCTAATTGCACCTACCTCTCACGTTCCTCAGGATCTCTGAGATCAATTGtatcatggcagcagcagcatgatgATGCTAAATATTTGTATGTTAGCTGCCAAGAgagctggttgtttttttccttgtttttgaaTTCCTTCGATAAAAGGCTATGACCCTATAAAAATGCTGAGATATCTTTTCAGAGGAATTCTGAGAAGGGAAATATTAGGCAATTAATCTGAAGTAAAGTACATTCTGGGAAGTTTCAAAGTCATAAACAACGCTTTAAATGCCTAGGTCTAGGAAAAGCCACACTTTCCCAGAGAAGGACCCCTGTCCTGTCCAGAGAACAGTCAGccaccacacacacacttcagaaacacaggcacagggatgctgctgtCCAGAGACTCCTGTCTCTACcagatttctgcaaaaataccCCTTAAGTACACCAAAGCCCCATCTTTGAACGATGAAGCCATCAAACTCAAATGTACCATACAGTACAAAGTGCCAGGGCCAAAATGTTGGAGCTGTTTACGGTATTAGTGGAAGTCACCaattcctctcattttctgaaatcaAAACAAGACCTGAATATTTTTCAGGTGTCTCGTTGTATGCAGTACAGTATGTTCACCTGTAGAGCTGACATGCTGTTGTGTGAAATGAACATCTTATTAAAGAAATTTCACCTAGCACTATTGTCTCTGAACGGATCAAGCAACTCTTTGGTACGTTATGTATCCACCATGTAATTAGCAGATGAGGTAACAATCACCTTAGTCCTGAAGCTCATCACAAGCTCTCCTAGTACCCCAAAGGGCAGTCCCATACGAAGAGGACACCTCTGAAGCAGTCTCATAAGAAGCAAAAGTATTTACTACTAACTGATTACCATAAGGCTTATCAATTGTGTCGGGAATGGACCTGCAGAGAGGGAGGGAATTTACGGAGAATAATAAAAGCTATCAATAAATTGGCAAACTAATCTGTTCGCATTATGGCTCAGCCTTGTAAAATTACAAAGATCAACCTCAATCTTGAGCGAAGTTCAAATatgtcttctttatttttatttgattaaaaaaaaacaacttaaaatcTCTGTACTGGAGAAAACCATCAAATATTCTGTTATTTGCATATGCAGTTAGGTAAGTATTTTGAACCACCAGCCATGCAAACTGAGATGGCTCAACAAAGCACACCTCCTAATTCTGCAAGCCTTCTAGCAATCCATCTGGACAGTACAGACGTATGTTATAATCTCTTTCAGGAGCAAGAAAGATAGACTTGATAAGCATCCGAAGCCAGAAGAAAAAGGGTAAAATAGCTTTAGTGAATAGCTGATATCCTTGAAGGGTGCCACAACcacttttttgtgtttttcgtttgtttgttttgttttttaactcaCCTTTACTCAGTTATGGAGCCGTTATGgttgctgcatttctgaaagattaGCAGCTTCATATTGCTTTAACTACCAAAACACAGGGATCTCTCATCAACACTCACAGCTCCTGTTAGTGGTTCCAAGATTTGCAGGTGCTCTCTCCCATACCTTCTAGCCTATCACAAAGCTTGGCCAACAGATTGAGAAGTTGCTTGTGCAATTCAGAAGGGCAGATGTGATTCAGTTTTGGCTATTCAGAAATATGTTAGACAAGAAATGATAGTAGGTTTCACTCACTAACTGTGCACAACATACACAACTCATACTGAATTGAAAACACATTAAACCAAAAACTCAAAGCTTCTTCCAAGGCAGAGAGACACTCATCTATTGCTCCTCTATGTACCACTGTTAAAACTTCTCCAAATACCACAACTGTGGGAAATTGGACACTAACTCTTCAATCAAATGCAGAGCAGCCTTTCGAGATTCTTCCATAGCAGCACAACGCCAAGTGCAGCAGTACAAGCACATCGCTACCTGTCAGTTTTGCCCACATAATGAAGAGTAGGGACATTTTCTGTAAGGTTCCagtatggaaaaaaaccaacagttcAGAGAAGAGTATTACCCCATTGGCTTCTTTGCCATATAGTTGCATGGTCTGATTGTTGGCTATCCATAACGGACAGACATGAGAAGAATTTAATCCTTTCCTtatcacaaaaataaagctctttATTTGGACTTGGACAACTTCCCAAGTATGCCATTTTAGCACAACTCACCTGGTTTAACTTTACTCCACTCCTAtaatattatttcctttttcttctaaataagaAACTTTTTATGGGAGAGTTGTGGCACTCAAACTCTCCCCAGACACGTTATCACTGTATCACCTTACAGACAGGCAAGGAGACACAGAGGAATGTGGTCTTGGAAGAACCTATTTGACAGTGGTAAGGTctcaaagaaaaggaattaacCTTTACAGGACATTAATGTTTTATTGCTACTGAAGGTGCAGAAGAATGGAGACGCCAAACATTCACATCTGAGACATCAAAGTTGTAACTCAAATACCAACTCTCTAATGGTCTCATAGTTAAAATCTTGAgaatttcagtaattttcatcattttcttaaGGGCCGACTAATAACCAGAAGGTactttttccagaagaaagaagagtgaGCTTTAATAAGGCAACTAATTAGGCAAATAATCAGAAATCAGATTGCTGGGTCAATAAAAGcttcatggaagaaaaagggTTACAAGTAAAagctctcattttatttgagcTGTAACAAGGAATGAAAACGGGACAAACtgctaaatataaatatttgaaatatgcTATAAAATGCAGAGCTGGCAATGCCATTCTCTACCAACAAGCCtagaacagaaacacaaagccaGACACCATAACTCCTTGCTGGAGCACAAATGCTCCAACAGCTGCTACTGGATAGCCCAAActaaacttttcatttttaaaaaaaaaggagaacttGGAGCAACAGTAAGattctggaaataaaatcattcttccTGTAGTATCAGAACAAACCAGAGATATATATCAGTGTTAAAACACGGATAAATAAGACAACATTTTGCCACCACAGAGGCTCATTTTCTGAGCAATTAACAGCTGCAGGTGGGGCAACAGATTAAATACAGAACTGTACTATATCATTAAAGATATAGTAATAACACTATATAGTCATAATAACACATGCATACACAACCAAGTATTTTCTACGGCtaaaaaatatgcatattttccttttgtatgGTTTCTTGTTCTCAGCTGTACTCTCAAATTGCTTCAGGTCCCCACATAAGTCTCCCTCCCTAGATGAAGGATTGTTAGTTGTATCTCCACTCCCCAGATGAAGAGACACAAGGTGCTCTCCTACATTGGTGGTGGTAGATTTCCACCTACTTTTAAGTGAACCAGGTTGCCTAATAGAGACTGTACTCAAGCCTTCAGTGCTTTAATACTGCCACCTGACGTTGCGGGATGGGGTTACATGCTCGTTTTGCAGAAGGCAGTAAGTTTGAGATGCCTTCAGCCCCCACTTTAGAACACACAGGGTAAGCAGGCTGCTCACCCAGCTTTGAATTTTGCCAGATCTCCATTTTTTGCCAGGGTCTCCACTCTCCACACATGTGCACAAACTCACTACCTGCTTCTGTCTGGGGTAACAACAACACATCTGAACAGTGATTCTTCCCAGTTACATCTTTAAATATCACAGATCAgtgcaaatatttttgcttttataataTATTCCAGAAATCACTGAAAATCTCTGAAGTCATCTGctattattttaaacttctgtCAATTTCTTGACATCGGTTTTGCTGAATATATCACATCATTCTTCAGACAATGTGCTTTGGATAAATTTTGCTTGACCCATTTTCTTGGCTTTTACCAGACATAAATTTGTACTTACATTTGTCTATCAAAAATTGGACTACTGGAGATGATCCCCTGGGTTAGGATGTAAGTTTGTGTTTTTCAGTTGGTTATCTCCTGCACAATTCGGTGCTTCCATAGGATGGGAGATGTTCTCCTGTGCTTGGGAGGACTTCTCCCTCTCAGCTGTATGTCCTGCAGCAGATGCCATGGAATAACTTTCCCAAATGAAACAGCTTTCCTGAAGTTATCCCTGGGAGACCAGCAGTCCGTAGGAAGGGGACTGGCAGCACGCTGGCTAGTTGTTTAGTTGGCTATTTGCAGACTGACAGCATATATTGGATTGACTGAAAATACTAATTGCTTCCATGCTCTGAGAGGGCTCTCCTGGCTGGAAGGAGGAGGCAAGCTTCCTCCCAAATAATCACAACCTGGTAATGAACAGAGATGAGGGTGtagcagctctgagggcagccaCAGGAGCTCAAGGATGAGCTGGTTGGGCTCAATGGTCTTAGAGGTGTCTTCAAACCTCAGTGATTCCATCAGTTGTACTCTGTCATTTGGAGGTCCTGGCTTACTGGTGCCAGCCTCATGGAGCCACATGCTTAATTCAAAAGGATTGCAACACCATCCATGGTGAGCAACAGGGTGTTATAGGGTAGGGTGCCTGTTCAAACTCTCAGCACCTCAGTTTAGGTAGAAAACCCCAGTTGTATACCTGTATTTTGGCCTCTGTGGGTCATTTCCCTCCAGGCATCCCTAGAATTGTCTCACTTGTGATCATGTTTGATCACAATTGATTTTACAGCTTATCAGCAGAAGCTCAGGACTCTCCTAGATGGGTTCTAGTGACAAGTTTTAACCAGTGGAGATTTTGGGTGTTTCCTTTCAAACAAGAAGGGACTAGCAGTGACCAGGAGGGACCATCCTGACAGACATCCATCTGCTGGCCTTCACTGCTTCTCCTCAACACCTCATTGCTAAATGACATGTTTTAAACATCACaattggactcgatgatccttacAGATCCCTCcaaacttgggatattctgtgattctgattccATGGCCAAAGCTCTAAGACAGGATGAGATCATCTCAATCTTTTACTGCTCTGCCTCCAACACCTGCTCTTCCCAAGAAATTTAGGGGCTGCTGAATGAGCTGTCAATAAACTGGAAGTACAGATGTGGATTTTGTCAATTATAGCTTTATCATTATTAAACTTACAGACTTAATAAACAGTTAAGAATTAAAGCTATTTTCTAAGTAGCACTTAAGGATTTAAAGGCTTTCCCTGCTCATAGAATAAATACACTAAAAGCAAATAGATCTAATTATTCTCCTTATATGAGACAAGCTACAttaagaagttatttttttttccttcagaagggCAGAGGGGTTTTGCTCTGCTTGTCTGCTCACTTTTAATCTGCTCTTCGTCTCCTCattctgtttatattttctatCTTCGCAGAAGCAGACACAGCATATATGGAAGCAATCACAGCAGTGTGCTTGTCAATCTCTTCACAGTTGGATGTTAATGACCTGTGGCctcatgcattttttatttagcTTCCCAGAATGCTGAAGAAAGGATACAGTAGAGATTTATTTAAAGGGCAATCTAGCATAACCACAGCTTTGACTCCACCACTCTCAAAATGAGAGGGATCAACAGCTCTGACAGCCTTAGATTTCCAAAAACCAGAATGATTTGACAGCACAATGTCCAGGCTTGCTGCAGAGAGTTTGCTATCAACAGCCACTTCCTTCTGCCCACCTTTCCTTCACAATTAGTCCTCGGTGCTATGTTGGTTTCATGCTTACAACTAGCTTACAACAAGTTCTAGCCTGTTCATAGCAAAATGAAGAGGGCTTAACACACAGCATCTCTGCATCCAGCACTGAAgcacaacaaaaaagccaactgACTGAGAATTCTGCTTCAACTGACTTAACAGTCAGTTCTATCACTGTTGATATTTAACTCAGATCCTCAGTGAGCAAAAATCTAGATGAACAACTTCTTCGCAGTCCTCTTTGTAAGAAGTGATTGGCGTTACAGAATGCttgaggtgggaagggacctctggaggctGTATCCCAGGGTAGTGCCAGGGCAGCTTTTGAAGCTTTTCTTCCAAGGAGGAAGACTTCACAATTTGATAGATCATTCCTCTGATCCAAAATTGCAAGGCTACCTCTATTTTCAATCTGTCAACTGACAGGGGAAAATAAAGTGCTTTCTTACATGTtatcaagtaaaaaaaaatacacacatatagCTTCAAGTATCAGTGACTTCAGCTTTCGTTCCTGAAACACTAaataatttacatatttttgaCCTACTTCAGTACCCTAAATTTAGAACTAGAACCCCAAGGATGCTAGCAATGTAAGTACACCCATCACATACAACTACTTTTTCTATATCAATATCAAAGCTGAACTTGGTCACCTTACGCTACTCATACATTGATTCCAACGAACCATTTAAAGGCACAATGTTTACACAATCTTGTTATCACCTCCTTGATTTTGTGTGCTTTTGTAAACATTTGTGCACTTACCTGCTCAGGTACTGATTCACATGGCTGATCACTAAGCTATGAATTTGTAATTCCTCTGttagaaaaacaacattcaTGCAGGTTGTAAATTATTCCCATATGCATGCACTGTTTTTAAGCCTAACGCAGCTCTCAAAAATTTTATTACTGGCACATGAAAGCAAATACAGCTAATCTTGTGACATAAACACCCAAACCTGTAACTAAAGCCTTTGTTTTCTATACTGTTTTCTCTAGGTTACAACAGATCACCGCTGCCGACTGATAGCAGCTGATAGGAGTAAACAATACACACAAGAACACAGGCATCTTGTCTTTAGCTTTTAAGGAAGCATAGGTACCTCCAAGGCACGTTAAAGGCAATTTTGAGGGCTGTAAGAGTTCCTGGAAGGAGTACCActgctgttcttccttctctgacacAAAATGACTTGCCAAACCATGGAACTAGCTGAACACAAACCACTTCATCAGACCACCCTCCTCTGCAGACTCTTGCTTGTGCTATCTTTGTGTCTGCTAACAGATACATGTGAGGTCTAACAACTTCCTACACCTACAGCATTGCTCCCAATGGGCAGTTTTGCTGCAGATGAGTAAGGATGCGAAAGTAAATATCTAAGAGAGTGGCTGGCTGGCTAAATTACTGGCCTCATGTTCGTACAACAAACCAAGGCTTTTACAACAGCCTCAGGGCTCAAGTACCTTTCTCCTGTTTGTGCAGGGCACCGAGTATACTGCCTAAGTTTGTCTTTCTGCAGTTACAAAGAAGCAGGCATGACAAGGCTGGTTTGCTGTTACAGTTCAGGCTTGGTGGATTCTGCAACAGGCAGTTCTCATCTAGGGTCACTGAGTGTTTGGATTCActtgaaataattattcttttgtAATTGCATTTCAGCACCTTCAGCCTGAAGCTTTAAAGCTCAGAAAGCTTTAATAGTGCAAGAGATGTCAAACacacatggaaagaaaacaagactttCATGCTGAAGTGTTTAAGTAACCAGAAAGCAGAATGCATcatattgctttttttaacCTACAGCCTTTCCACTTTCACCACAAATGCTTTTtaacaaagacattttaaacaaaaaattcattgttcagcaggaaaaaaaccaccactgTCAGACACAGTAACTGGCTGTCCTTTGAAGGCCTGTGCAGATCAGTAAGTTAAAAGATGGAAATAAATCCACTGGGCACAAAAGCAtcaatgggaaaaataaaactcaagCCTATTTGCACTCTACAGTAACGATCCTATTAAGGATTTTGTTCTCTCTATCACAAGTTCTCCTAACCAAACTCTCCTAGCATTCTTGTGTCTGAAGTGTTTAACTGCTACTCAAATCCAACTCAGGATTAACCACAGAAAGCTTGCAGTCAGTCAACACAaaagcttcccccccccccccccccccctttttttttttttaatttaccttcTGCTCTCATCCACTGCTTTGTCCAACTGCTGGAAGATATCCTGGAATAAAATGCAGCTGGAGCGACTATTGATGTCATAGCCATATCCTCTCTTCCAGTATTGCTTCAGGTCATTCAGGTACTCCAGTACCTAAAGTTAACACAGTTTACAAGTTTTTACTATTGcatacagtgaaaataaataaataaataataaaaagggaTCTGAGAGCCCACCACCTCACTGATGGAGCTTTAACCTCTTACTCCATGCACGTAATTTCACACTGAACACCAACTGCCACTGCACTGCTGGGCAATTCAACCTTGTAGAGtcttccagcagagctgctcaaaCACCCCATATTCTTAACGTGCCAAGTAACCGCTTAATCAGCAAGCTTTCCTCTCTCACTAAGCTATTAGAAGGAAACAGCACAAATTCCTGCTGACCCTCCTCTTCTTTGAGAGGAGACCGCTTCCTCCTGACTCCAGGGTTTTTCTCTTTGGCAGGGCTGCTAAGCTTCCTTTAGGAGCCTCTGCAGGGGCATTGCTAAACGTGTTTTGCAGTGCCAAATAAATGGCATCATTCTTAATCCCCAAATCTCTCAATCCCTCCAAAGAGTAATCCAAAGCAAGTCATATTTATCCAGGTTCTACTAGTTTTATTAACAGGAATTAGAGACCAGTTGGGCCTCAGAAAAGAAGTCACAGAGGACCTAAAAGACCTTATTTGCTGTCCTCTAAAATCAAGACATTTtatcatataaaaataatacatgtAAAACAAAGTTGTCCAGAGCATTTCAGgtgttacagaaagaaaaaagcattacaTGAATTAAGTGTGCAATGGAAAAGATCATTTTAGTCAGGACAAATTAAGACACTGCCAATATTTAAGTCTGAATGCAGAAGGTATTTCAGTCCTACTGCTTGATTAACCCACAGCTCTTTGGAGACCAATGCAGCGCTAATGGAGCACCAAACCTAATGAAGGTTGAAGAAGGACGGGCACAGAACTTACAACTGCCCACAAAACAACATCCAAACAGTGAGGCATGTTTTGAAGGCTTCTCAAATCTCTCTGCCCTCTGCATTTAGCACCTACCTTAGCATCTTCTTCACTGAAGAGCGAACACCACGGGGAGGTCACATTTTTTATAGCCAACTCATACGAGCAAGTGAGGAAAGCCACTTGAACGAGATCTGCAATAGATCCAAGAAACCAGCAAGGGATAAAACCACCACCACAGAACTAGCAACTTTCTCCCAACTTTCcccttgtcatggttttgtacgAGTAACTACAATTTAGGGTTGAAAACAATCACCAGCCCAAATGCCAAGCAACAAAGTTTCCAATAGAGTTATCGTGCAGAATGCAAACCTCagggaaacaaaaccacacattcCACACTGAACTGATGCACCTGTGATAGTCCCACTGCTGGGATAGCCTTACTATCACAAAAGGCAGAAGAGGGGCAGGTGGAGGCGTGCCGGCTCACTGTGGAGCAGTCTCAGGCTGCCATGCTTAACCTGTATGCTGCTGGCTGGGTTTGAGCTGCAGCGTGACGTGGTTTTAGGATCACATCTTTGGGGGAATGCTGGAAATGACAGCAGTGCTTATTTCTGGGGGCTTCCTGAGCATGGGAAATGTGCTCCCTGTAGACAAGCGAAGGTACAACGCAGACAcatcctcccttcccttcaACTATCTGCATGCTTGAATTGCAACATTTTACAGAAGGAGAATTAAAAGGTAACACACTCATAACTCAAAGCAAAAGTAAAGCTGAGCCCTTAAAACAAAGGTACAGCTGATACTTCCACTCGTCTCCAAGAAAGATACTCCCaaaggtgttttctttctgttgactAACAAGCACGCACTACTGCAGCCCCACACGAACCCTGCATGACTGCATCTGGTTCAGCTTGTATTTTAGACAGGAACTCTGCATAACTGCAGCACATCCCGCATCACACTGAGCGCAGCGTACCCGGGGCCGCTCTGTTACCTGCGTTCAGCTCGCTGGCCGGCAGACACAGGGCACTCGCCACCTTCTCCAACACCTTCCTCATCTCCGGGCCCTCTTTGAAGGCGTTCACTTGGTACATGGCTGTGTCGTTGTCCTCCACGAAGGCCACGAACTTGTCGCAGTGATCAAAAAACCTCATCAGCGCGTCGTTCACTTCGATCTCCgtctctgaaaggaaaagcagcgCTCAGCGCGGGGCTCGTTCCTCGCGGGAGGCGGAGGACGGGGACGGAGGGCGAGGACGGAGGAGGGCCGCTCACGGGGCGGCCCCGGCAACTCCGTGGCGGCATCCCGCGCTCACCGTCGGCGCCGAGGCTGAGGGAGGGCCCGAGGCCGCGCCGGAAGGCCGCGCCGCTCTGCAGGCAGCGGTGCTTGGAGCTGCTGGCCAGCGCcaggcggcggcgggcggcgaaGAGCGCGGGGAAGCGGGCGGCCAGGCGGCGCGCCAGGTGTTCCATGTcgcggcggccccgcggcgccaGCCGCCCGTCGAGGCTCTCCTCGTACCACATCGGCCAGGCGGccagcgcggcggcggcggggcaggacggggcggcggcgcggcggaggcggccGTGCAGCTCGGCCAGGCGGCGGATTTGCCCGGCCGTGGGGTAGCGGGTGCCGTGGCGGAGCACGGCGCGGAGCTGCAGCGGGGCGCAGGCGGCGGGcagccgggcggcggcggcgtgCGGCCCGAGGGACAGCGGGTCCTCCGCCAGGTGCGGGTTCACCTCCTCGTAGCGGGACTTGGTGCCGAAGTAGCCGCCCAGCCCGGCGCTCGCCACCGCTACCAGAAGCGGCAGCAGACAGGCAGCGCGGCACGGCGCCATGGCggcagctgcaggaagaggaggagcGGCGCGGCcgcctgctccagctgctccgGGATCCTCTCGCCTCCCTTCGCCCCGGGAGCCGCGCCCCAGCGCCTCGCT includes:
- the MINPP1 gene encoding multiple inositol polyphosphate phosphatase 1 precursor produces the protein MAPCRAACLLPLLVAVASAGLGGYFGTKSRYEEVNPHLAEDPLSLGPHAAAARLPAACAPLQLRAVLRHGTRYPTAGQIRRLAELHGRLRRAAAPSCPAAAALAAWPMWYEESLDGRLAPRGRRDMEHLARRLAARFPALFAARRRLALASSSKHRCLQSGAAFRRGLGPSLSLGADETEIEVNDALMRFFDHCDKFVAFVEDNDTAMYQVNAFKEGPEMRKVLEKVASALCLPASELNADLVQVAFLTCSYELAIKNVTSPWCSLFSEEDAKVLEYLNDLKQYWKRGYGYDINSRSSCILFQDIFQQLDKAVDESRSSKPISSPLIVQVGHAETLQPLLALMGYFKDAEPLQANNYIRQAHRKFRSGRIVPYAANLVFVLYHCEQKTSKEEYQVQMLLNEKPMLFHHSNETISTYADLKSYYKDILQNCHFEEVCELPKVNGTVADEL